The Lolium rigidum isolate FL_2022 chromosome 1, APGP_CSIRO_Lrig_0.1, whole genome shotgun sequence region CACAACATCATCCTGCACGCCCTGGCccggctccgccgccaccacgacGCCATCGCCTTCTACAACGAGATGACCACCGTCCACCGCGTCGCCCCGGACGCCTACACCTTCAACACGCTCCTCAACAGCTCCTGCCACGCGGAAGGCGTGGATGCCGCCATGCGGTGGTTCGAGGAGATGCGGCGCCAAAGCTGCACACCCACTGGCGTGAGCTTCAACACTCTCATGCGAGGCTTCTTCAGGGAAAGAAGGTACAAGGAGGGTATCAAGGTTGCTCACGAGATGCTGCAGCTCGGCGCCGGGCTGTCGGTCGCTTCCATGGAGATTTTGGTTGGTGGTTTGTGCCGTGGCGGCGAGGCTTTGAAGGCGGCGGAGGTGTTTGCCGAGTTCTTGGTGGATGCGGTGGTGCCGGAAGGGTTCGATTGCCTGGGGCTGGTCGAGTCTCTGTGCCGTGGTGGAAGCGTGGACAGAGCGGTGGAGGTGCTGGAGCTGGCATTGGAGAAGAACAGGGCGTGCTGTTTGAGTGTCCCTGCTGGCGTTACGGTTTTGGAGTGCTTGCTCAAGTCCGGGAAGCTGGATGAGGTGTGCCGGCTCATGGGCAGGATGGTCGGGGAGGGGGTTGTCCCGGATACCATTTCCTGCAACTGTATCTTTGAGGCACTTTGTGAAGCTGAGAGGACTTCTGATGCCAACAGGCTGAGGATACTGGCCAAGGAGAAGGGTTTTAAGGCGGATGGTGTGACATATAGCATGCTGGTGCAGGGGTTTGGTAGGGAAGGGAGGAGGAAGGAAGGCGAGGCTGTTTTGGATGAAATGCTCGATTTAGGGTTTATACCAAACATTACAGCCTACAACAGGCTTCTTGATAGCTTACATATGCGGAGATCCTTTCATTAACAAGCGACAATTTCAAGTCATGTTTATGCTCCAAACTTTTCTGAGTCGCACAGAAGCATATCAAAATGGAAGCATACCACAGAGTTGGTCCACAGACTCTGAGAACATACAACAAAACATGGGACAATGACAGATGACACCAGCGGTGTTGTCAATAAGTTGCCAAGTTCCAAGGTATATGGTAGATGCAGAATAAAAGGGCAGAGTAAAGGTGTCCTATGGTATTTGATCTTGCCCTCTGCCCATTTTTTCATGAAAAAGGAAATATGAATTTCTCCATTCATTGGACCCTAGTTTTCTGGCCGCTGTCCATTGGCAAGTTGATATTCCAAATGCAATCCCACTTAATGATTTATGTGACAAATTGTGCTGTTTGAATTGTATGGTTTTTGGGTGGATGTTCTTCTAATTTTGCTCAAAATTTAATTTATTCCTATTGCTTTACCAGGTTTGAAGGCCTTGATGTTTGGAAGTTTTTGTAACAAACAAAAATCATATTGTAGTATCGTGTTTCCCTAAATTTCACAGATCAATTGTACCAAGATCTTTTGGATGGAAACTGACTCGTCCCATCTGATGATTTGACATGTGTGGTTATGATGGTTGAATAGTTTTGCTAGGGAGCTGCCTTAATATTCTTATTCTTATGTGCACTGTACGAATATTATAGCTCTCGGTTGCCAAATAATTGGAAAAATACAATATTTAGACATATTACAAAGGAAAAGATAACAATAATGTAGACATAGGGAGCTATCTTACTGTAATTTTCCTTATTTCTGGAttctataggtattatagtacccTGGTCTGCATGAGTTGGAGTGTTACAGTGCCTGGAGGCTGTAGACATAGGAAATCCTATACAATGATTTCTTCCTATGGTACAGCACTCAGAAGTGTAGCATTCGGTTGATCACAATACATGATAGGACTTGACAATTCATTTGTGAAATATTTGAATAACTCTATACAAGAAGATCACTTTCTATGCTTGAATAGAACACTGAATGATAAGCTTCTCAACAGGTGCTAGATGGCGATCCAATATTTCCCTTGCAACTGTCATGTTTGGATTGGCAAGGCTGACAAGGTTAGTGATCCTGGTTAAGTACTTTGAGAAATAGCTGAGAAGTCTGGAACTAATATTCCTTGTAAATCAGCCAAAGCTTCTGCTACTCTGCTATTTTTGTTAGTAATCAGTCACTAGAGGCCATCTACTGCATTATATTTCATGGACCTTGACCGTTTGGagaattttcttttttttgtaatACTAtcatatcatgaaccatatatgtTTACATGTCCTTTTAGTAACATTATCTATGAAACATGCCAGTGACTACCTCCCAGTTTCTCAAAATGCAAGTTGGCTTCCATAATTTGAGCACACACAATCCCACATTATCGTGCGTGCTAGAAGTGATGATTATCATCTCCCCTTAATCGACATGGCTATCTCTCCATCTGTTTTATGCAATGGAGTCAGGCTCTCTTCAATTAAACCAATTCTCAAACCAGGGGGCGTCTCGTCAAGAGATGTATGTACCTTGGTGATTAAAACTTGAAAGAATGGTTTTGAGAGCTCCAGAACTAGGGTCATAGCCTCATAGGTGTGTACCTTTTTTTTGAACTTGTCGTGAACCTTGTGCGTGCTTGAAGCGATGGTTGTCTTGTTCCCTGACCTGCAAAATTGTCAATAGAACCAATATCTGTTGAGATCTGTGTCTCATGTAAATCTGTTCCCACAACCAATTGCCAGGGGTATAATCCAGCAGTTTACATATCTCCAAAGTTCTGCCATAAGGTCTAGCACGAAGGTCGCTGACCATACAcagtttttttgttgttgagatTAAGAGCTGTGATATATCAATCCAATACAAGCTGATTCTTAACACAGGCTGGTGCTACACCAAACCAAGATCTACATAACTATTGTCACAGCCTTCCTTAGCTAGACGG contains the following coding sequences:
- the LOC124695886 gene encoding pentatricopeptide repeat-containing protein At2g36240-like isoform X2, which translates into the protein MAASRRLARKLPSIISKHHRLISPEIETLDTLEDSTTPPSIRLDPTLPLLPLAVSHLSPPTPLPSLPSAHASSPASLLRLIRRARHHPRLAPLDLHFLLAAAAASPAFRPDHRLTSLLAARLAASRRLPSLHRLLQLLISRPCPCADDSIFACPDLLPTFRRAILAFATSGDIPSASSALASLRRAADSPLPAEFHNIILHALARLRRHHDAIAFYNEMTTVHRVAPDAYTFNTLLNSSCHAEGVDAAMRWFEEMRRQSCTPTGVSFNTLMRGFFRERRYKEGIKVAHEMLQLGAGLSVASMEILVGGLCRGGEALKAAEVFAEFLVDAVVPEGFDCLGLVESLCRGGSVDRAVEVLELALEKNRACCLSVPAGVTVLECLLKSGKLDEVCRLMGRMVGEGVVPDTISCNCIFEALCEAERTSDANRLRILAKEKGFKADGVTYSMLVQGFGREGRRKEGEAVLDEMLDLGFIPNITAYNRLLDSLHMRRSFH